The DNA region CAGCAATTCAAAGTAAAAATTGAACAGGCTGTCACTTTTCAGGGAACAAACAGCGAAAAATTTAAaacatttatttcaaataatgaatacaTTGACCTTTCCCTTTGGGTGTACAGATTTTTACATCAGGAAAGGTTTctggatttcaaaataaagcATCTTTAGTTCTATACATCCATTAAGAAATACTTCCAAGTGAAATTGTCAgatattcttatttttttatttcaacttcCTCTGATGTAGGATTCGCCTTTCTGAAGTTGGGGAATTGTTCCCACGGCGCTGATAAGTCAAATTTCCTGAATTCCTGTGCTAGTTCCAGTGGTTCCACAACAACTCTTTTCTTCTCATCATCATATCGTACCTTAAATAATCAATAGATCAGTCAATTTTTGCCGAAATTAAGTCATTTAGAAATACTAAGAATTCTATGAAAGATACCTCTACATATCCACTCAATGGAAAATCTTTCCTAAATGGATGCCCCTCAAATCCATAATCGGTAAGTATACGTCTTAAATCAGGGTGATTGGCAAAGAATACACCATACATATCCCAAACTTCCCTTTCATACCAGTTGGCAGCTTTAAAAACTTCACAGGCAGATTCAATTGGTGTCAACTCATCTGTATATGTCTTAACACGGCATCTAGAATTGTACCTTAAGGATAAAAGATTGTAGATTACCTGAAATGAATTACCACAATATACTTTTCAACCTCATTTGTTCTTGAAAAGCTTGATCCCCATATTTATACTACTATTATAAATGGTACTAGCagcttatttttattatttaaagAAAATTGACGAAAATTTAAGGTTCACATTATATGTAATGTTTAAAATACCTCAAATCTATACGGCCTGCTTGGAACATCCATTCCAGCAATATCGACCAAGCTGGCAAACTGTGCATTATGATGATCTTTCAAGAATTGTAATACAGGAACTACACCTTCAGGTGCTATGAGAATCTCCAATTCATTACCAGCTGCGATTTGCACTTTCTGAACATATTTAGGCAGACATTCAGCGACATACTTTCCAAAATCTTTGAGTTTGTCTACTGCGCCCTGCTCAATTTTCCTGATGGTAGCTTAGAAATGGAATTAACTATCAATACACTTGAATATCCTTATATAAAGAAACTTACGTTTTGTTTCTTTTACTGCTTCAGTTGAGAACTTTTTAGAAACAGAAGTAATGCCTAAAAGATCAATTCTTATTAGATTTTGATTGAAGAAACCAATTCATAAAATTACCGGTTGCATTGATATTATAAGGTATTTTGGTAACGAGGGCTAATTTTCTTAGTATCGACGACATTATTACCTAATTATTACAAAACAAGCTGTCTTCAAAACTTGTCAGTGACAGAAATGTAATAAGACAATGTCATTTCTGTCATCCTTTGACAGTGAACGACACAGAAATATagccaaagagtaacaacagttgttactctttgatatagCATAAGGGCAGAGACAAGGGTTGTCTCTGGTAGCTACCCTCCATCCATAGCATGGACCCAAAGAttatatctataatctttggcatGGACCCTCCACAGCCCCCTTAAGAGGGCTGTGATGGACCATGGAGGCATCAAGGAGATATATCTCCTTGGGATAGGGAGACATAGCCTACCCCAGAGAAGAAACAAAGATTTCTCTTTGGTAGAGAGAAGGAAGAAGGATCAACTAAAATGTTTTAGTTTGGCTGATTTTGAGAAGATAGGACTTTATATCACAAAGAATTTGTCAATATTTTATCAATGTAACTTGTAGCTTTTATGACTTGAAAACGAGACTgtttaaaaagtttcagaactAGTTGTCATTAACACCTAATAAGTATTGTGGGACAAAACGACTTTGTCTCCATGTTCATGATGAACCACGTACATTTATCATTCTTCCAATTTATAGCTAAAtcttcttgcttcagtttaaGTAGGAATTATAAGCTTCAGAATGTACGCCAGAGACTATGATGTACAGATTAAGTTTTGTACAAAAGCAACTCTCTGTTAAATAGAAAGGCAGTCTTTGTTAACAGTAACCTTTAATGTTTGTCTTTTTTAAGAAAATCTTGGGGTATGAACATTTTATCaaatatttgattatttttatgtAAAACTGACCATCTCTGTGCAATTTCACTATGGATACTCTTTCTGAAGACCATACAATGAATATGGggcaatttttcatattttattctaGAAAAACCAATTTCAGCAAGCATAAAACGCCAAGACTTCATTAGTTGAGCATTGGCTCCTACATGTTTAGAATCTGGGGTAATTATAAAAAGAAGACCTTCAGGCCTTAACAATTCCATCGCTTTCTCACAACATTTAAATCGTAAGTCTGGACATGGTATGTATTCTAAGAATAAACTGAATACTACAATATCGAAGTAATTAGCAGCTAATgtgttttcttcaatatttattttatttttcagttccaGTTTGAGGAAATCCATTTTATTTACACAAGGGCTTGCTGGTGCAATATCAATAGCTAAAACTTCAAAAATATTATAGACAGAAAACGGGTTATAACAACTTCCAACATCTAGAAGCTTAAGCACTGGTTTCTGTGGAAGAAACGGAATGttaactgaaatatcaattttttcagcAATATCAAGTTCCCGTTGCCTTTGTCTCAATTTTTCACTGCTTTCCTCGTCAGTAAAATACTGTAAACAATATTTGTATATCCATTCAACCCTGCAGAAAGCCTTCGATTTATCAGTGAAGTTGTTCTGCCAATGATTCGTTGCCAATATTTTCATGGCATTGGCATATTTCAACAAAAGATCATCATTTTTGCAATGTTCATCCCACGCCTTCTCAAAACCTTTATTCTTCGACTTTTGCCTCAACTCAGAATGGACTGATTTAATCAAATCGGAGAGTTTAATATGATCTTCAGATGCCATTTATtagttattgaaaataatttgcagCACCACTAGCACATCATAACATAAACAaagtcatttaaaaaaaacaaaacaaactttTAGGCTGACATTCCGCTCGAATTTAGGTTAGGATTTAATTTCTGTGGTTAGGAGTCATTGAACTAAATTTCTTTACttgaactttagttcaatgttagGAGTAACAGCCAAAGAGGAGGAACATAGACAAAGGAAGGACATAgacaaaggaaaaaaaaaccatATCCGTGAACTTACCGCATCTTTTTGGGacattttcgaaggtcaattttcgacacgcgtaaatcacagaaaaatcatcgaccatctaaatgtgatacattttcTAAGGGCGCGTTCCACTAGGCGCTCACAACGCTCACGACGACCTAAGGCCGTTCCACTAGAAGATCACGATCGCCCGCTTCGAATCGATGACGTCATCGTTTTCGATCATGACGACCCATCTCTGCCCGTTGGTCGAAGTGGTCGTTTGTGAACGCGTGGCGCTAAATTTAAAATGGATGAATtatcgtcgatttcatttgaTCTTTGTACGAAGATTCCttgaaataaagttattatttatttattatattcattttaTCATCAAATTCCGCTACAACTTGTAAATTTTGTAAAATATCGGAGTCCATCTTCAACACTACCAAAGATTTTTGAACACTATTGCTTTCTCACGAACAAGAACACAAGATTTGTAAATAAATTCTGATTCCCACTGTACCAATGTTGTGAAAGCTAAACCGCTTAAATCAAAGAAGAACTTGGCGAGAGTTTTGTTCTTCATCTTTCTCAAGAGAATCAAATTATACAAAACTGATTTCTGCATTCATTTcgctatttgaattttcaaaaacgaGTTCACCGTCGCTCACGTACCGTTCCACTAGCCTATACGCTTTTGAAGCCGGGCACTAGTGGAACGGTAATTCGGGCGGTCGTGGTCGTGATCGTTGTGAACGGCGTGAGCGCCTAGTGGAACGCACCCTAAAAGACCAACACTTCTAGCAAAGAGCTTCTAGTAGTAAATCTCGAAATGTCATCAACATCTGtgaaaccgttcggtcttgacgaatttttaatggCCTCCAtcgttttgggaatttttctgaggtcaactttcgactcgcgtatctcccagaaaaatcatatcagatcaaaatttgatataattctaaaaaaaactcttctagtaaaaaatcttgAAGGTTGATCGAGCACGGTACAACCGTACGGACTtcacgaattttcaactgacaccatattttcgggaatttttcgaaggtctctCAGAAGAATCATGTGATAAATCTAGCAATTCCCTCGACCTCGATGTACCTataactgttcggtcttgaccacagattacagagtagaatggtcttgacgaatttttaactgaccacATCTttctgggaatttttcgaaggtcaactttcgacacgcgtatctccaaaaaaaataattgtggaTCATCATGCGATGAATATTCTAAAAGAAAAACACTTCTATTGATAAATCCCGAAATTTCATCAAGCTCAATGCAACCGCTCGTTTTTGACGAATGTTTAACTGATACTATCTTTTTCGATCTTTCGACATGGATAAATGATCTAAAATTGATGCATATTCTTGAATCAACCTTCAATTTGATTATTCGGTTCGGGTTTCGGCATGCAGTGCTGGCAGAGCAATCAATATTTTGTGGTATAAAGGAAAAATATCTACATATGAGAGATTATGGTAAATTGTTTATTTCTCTATATTGGCCTTAACTCTAGATTTAGGATCTAGTGGAGGTATAATTTTTACAATTATTCTTAGAATCTCAATTTTATCTGCACTTATAAAATAACTTAAACAATTCGGGAAGAAGAATTGTTGAATAACATATATGTATGTACACAGAAATTAAGTTATACATATTAAATATTCGATTCACAATTATAATTCGTTCAAAGTCTTTAAGAAATATGTAAAATACAAATTCTATGAAACTAATATCCATCAGTATACCTGAGTACAAAATAATACATGTTTAGGATTAGACGTAGAAAGTGTTATTGGAATGTTAGGAAATTCTATTGTCTTTTAAGATTTAGATGACGATAAAAGAAGGAAAAGAATAACTCTTTCAGTTCCACCTTATTTTTGAGATTGAAGTGTTCTAATTTGGAACTTGGCAAAATGATATAGTTTCGTACAGTTATCGATTCAACAAAGACTATGGATGCAGAAATATAAATATTATGGTTATGCTGTTTTAGAGCAGAAAACtgatttttaaattatattcttCACCAGAGCAATTTCAAAGTAATTTTGCACAATCACTAGTGCATTTAAAGTGCAGATTGCCCAACAGTTCTTGCTCAGTGACTGCTGCATTTagagtgcagcttgctgtacagtttttgcacgtGACTGCTGCATTTAatgtgcagcttgctgtacagtttttgcccaGTCATTATTAAAGTatagcttgctgtacagtttttggatgtaactgctgcatttgaagttccagcttactgtacagttttGCACatgactgctgcatttgaagtgtagcttgctgtacagtgattgcaatacGATTGCTGTATTTGAAGTGCCCCAACGATATCTGTAGGTACTGTGGCTGGTTGTATGTCAAATGAAGTTTGTACTGTCAGTAACTGTACTGTTCAGCGGGACATAAACGGTCCGTTTTGGTACAGTTACTGCATTACCATTCAAATACAGCGacgctgtacagtttttgtacagtggctggatttcagtgtttgctgggaaaGTTATATATTGTTCATGAAAGTCATAAAAAGAACTTGGTAggattattcaaatttcactaCTTTACATTCAATGATACACCCAAGTACAGTTGTTAATGGAAGTTGACTGAATCCAAATGCAAATTTCCATATCAATAAGTTATAGAAGTAATTGAGTTAGATTCTGATGGTAGAActgaaaaagtttcattttcttctaaacaaaatttttgtttcgtgGTTTTGTATCATTTTTTGAAACAAACAAGGCACCAGTTTTCAATAGACCGATCTTCTATTACCATACTACAGAAAGTGGAGATGCAATGAATTGTTCCTACGATCCGATCTgattatacaggatgtatttTGATGCCTATGCCAAGATTCTTAAACAGGAATTTAAatgattaaaatgaattaaaccAAACGTAAAAACGTACTAGTTACAGAGTTTGAAATGAACGCAATTGAAGCCTGAAGGAAAACGCACTGAAAGTGAATCTATATAGTCTATTGTCTAAATGTCTAGATGAATCGTTTGATAATTCGACGATCGACAATTATTCTAGACAGCCTGTCATCTTATTGACTTTCTCTCCAAAATCGACGAGAACAAACTACAGAATTCACTGAGAAGTGAGACCATTTATtccatttttgaaaattgtatatttatttttcttgttATTGTGGTTCTTTCTTTCTACAACACTCAAATTCGTTAGGAGGATgtgaataattatttggtggcAGAATTTCCCACATATTTTTCTCTACCTTCTGTAGTACAATGTATAATGGGCCAACCTAAAAGTGTTTTGGATGGCGATGAAAATTACTTATTTCCAAATGAAGGAACCAAACTACCAATGATTAATTGACAAGAAGTTctgatgaaatttcaaatgtAGAAACTTCCTTCATATTTTAAAACCACGAAATTATGGCATTGAATGTTACGCATATAAGCCCAGTCTGTTCAATTTGGCCGATAAGAAATTGTGAAGAATGAAGACTAATGGTTTGGGACAAATTTCAACGTCcagttcctgaaaaaaaaattgagttattAGATACCTATGACATACAGATATGTACTATAAAACGAAAATTTCGCTCAACAAGACTTTTGCATCAATTGACATGCTTGTTAGTTGCATTAAAGATGGTTTGATGTTCCATCTTAGGGGGGATTTATTAACTTTTTTCATATTAAGGCTGATGTGAAAGTTCGATAGAATAGGTCTAGCAAGGTTAACATGTGTAGGTATAtctactccattcacattcatAAAAGCAGTCAGCTGGTCATAGAAAtttgacgcttgtcaaaacatttttgtcttTTGAATGAGCGCTATATTGTCTGTTCtatgtaaaagtctcagtaattacgtatttaatcacaatgtGAATTTACTTCGTCATTAATCAAATCTGATATTTTATTCGTTGGTGGTGTTTATTTCTTTTCCATTACTCGTCATTAATGTTTATATAAATTGCTTGAAAGGATTCCTTATTTAGTTATTTGCACGGAAAGTATAATAAATCAGTGTTTAAGTTTAAGTAgttatatttattcttgctaTGAACGAATATTAAATTAGTGACATAAAACATGCAGAtccttgagaagagttaatgttggttatcttcttggACTGATATAGTTGAAGACGTGTTAGGTACATCAGTTTCATCTAGAAACTTGAATCTGATATATTTTCATCTACCAAAATTTTATTGTAAGAATTTTCACAAGAAATAATTCTGGCTGGATTTATATGCTTTTGTTCACATGCATAAAACATCGCATTCCTTTTGTATTTATATTCTTTATCCTTTaattgaatttaaaattttgaaaagtgATGTTCGTCCACCTTCATGTTTCAAATTATCTTCTGCATATTTTCTAGTAGTGTGTAAATTCAGAAGTGTTAATTTTTCAAGTTGTAATTCCAAATTTTTTCGTTGCTGAtctttgaaagaataaaatcctCAACTGCCACCAAAAACATTTGGGGCTCCCAATAGAGGGAAAtgctttgtcatcctcttcactcGCACTATCTTCCTTATTGTTGAAATATGCAGCTTAAAAGTTGCTCAGATTCAGGATGAAACATAACATTAATTTACTTAGGTACATCGAATATGTTCGATATCGTCTGATGTACCTTCGATTTCAAAATATCAGACCTACTATTAGAAATATTTGATTGAGGAGATTTCAATTCAAAACAGCACATCCTGATAATTTTTCCTTTTGGCAAATACTTTCGGTATTTTTGCAGCGTAAAAAAATAGGAATGGATGAGTAGTTCTGGCAACGTCGtcttgacattaacgacatttcaagtGTACCAACCTACTTTGTTCTAGTTACGAATACCTTGAGAAAATTCTTCCAGAACAACCGACTGCTTCAATAGAAGTGAATGGGGTATATATGTAGTCTGATTGTTTATTAATGAGGGAAACATGCagacaaaaaaatgaaaaaagtattttgTTTCACATAAAGTGACAACAAGTGAGAAATGAATGTAGAATGTAGAAATTTTACCCTGTCAACGTTTTTATTTCCGGATTCAAGACATTATATCATATTCAGAATATTCATCATATATTCTTCTCTAAATTTTGTTTAGTACCTGCTTCTAAAGGTAATCAACGTATGGTTTtggtatatttttcaaataatgatCCTTATTCGCTCTTGTTTTGGAATTCAGAAAAACGAataaaaatacgaaataaaaataatggaaatatGTGATATAAATACATATAAGAATTtgcatcgttttttttttcgatttttcagaAATTGCAGTCAGTtatctgaaattgaatttttcaattcattcaagaagaaattacaattatttcaaatatattATTACATAAGGATTGTTTCAGTATAAGTATATGTAAAAAGTTCGTGATCCTCAAGGTGTGAATCCTTAGGTgattttgagagaaaaattttAATAGTGTCTTAAAGTAACTAACTTTTGCGCTACAGGGTAAAAAAGTTTCAAGGAAACAAACTTTCCTCATCATAACTTCAGTAACACAACAAAACCATTCTAGGTATCTCTATTCATTCCGGAAATTCATATTTACCAGATATacttgaataaaatatttttatggaatcTTATTGATAGAAAGaaaggaaaataatatttttatctcATTATTTCTGATATTGACGGATAACCGTTTTTCTTCAAACATCAACACACTGTagttagaaattttgaaaaatgtttcgGTACTGGCGTACCATCTTCAGATACAATAGTACTGTAGGTGATACTTAAACAAGTTTGTTAAGTATGTTGACTATGTAATTTGAAAGAACTATATTGGTTAGTATATCCATCCAAAACACTGTTCATCTGAAAAagttaagaggggtctacaccgtcaGAAACCGCTAATTTATGTGGGGTTTTCTTTTCattacaattcaattcaatcagtttgtcatctcggaaagtcagacatttttttattcgtcaaacggaaaaaaaattaaaaactttcattgaggaacaaatattcattcatgttattaactttccgagctgcaattatctcttctatgaatttccacatgaaaaaatttctcgaaaagtctcgccattggctataATTCGCATCCTAGTGAagttgaaaaaagacgttcgttaagtggtACCATCTTTTCAACAAAAGTGGAaactcaaaaattttt from Coccinella septempunctata chromosome 1, icCocSept1.1, whole genome shotgun sequence includes:
- the LOC123310842 gene encoding NADH dehydrogenase [ubiquinone] iron-sulfur protein 3, mitochondrial, translating into MSSILRKLALVTKIPYNINATGITSVSKKFSTEAVKETKPTIRKIEQGAVDKLKDFGKYVAECLPKYVQKVQIAAGNELEILIAPEGVVPVLQFLKDHHNAQFASLVDIAGMDVPSRPYRFEVIYNLLSLRYNSRCRVKTYTDELTPIESACEVFKAANWYEREVWDMYGVFFANHPDLRRILTDYGFEGHPFRKDFPLSGYVEVRYDDEKKRVVVEPLELAQEFRKFDLSAPWEQFPNFRKANPTSEEVEIKK
- the LOC123310834 gene encoding S-adenosylmethionine sensor upstream of mTORC1, giving the protein MASEDHIKLSDLIKSVHSELRQKSKNKGFEKAWDEHCKNDDLLLKYANAMKILATNHWQNNFTDKSKAFCRVEWIYKYCLQYFTDEESSEKLRQRQRELDIAEKIDISVNIPFLPQKPVLKLLDVGSCYNPFSVYNIFEVLAIDIAPASPCVNKMDFLKLELKNKINIEENTLAANYFDIVVFSLFLEYIPCPDLRFKCCEKAMELLRPEGLLFIITPDSKHVGANAQLMKSWRFMLAEIGFSRIKYEKLPHIHCMVFRKSIHSEIAQRWSVLHKNNQIFDKMFIPQDFLKKDKH